From the Niveibacterium microcysteis genome, the window CTACGCGTGATGGGCGGCCTCAGCACGGATGAAATCGCCCGCGCCTACCTCAAGCCGGAAGCGACGATTGCACAGCGCATCGTGCGCGCCAAACGCAGCCTTGCGGCGGCCCGCGTGCCCTTCGAAGTGCCGCGCGGCGAGGCGCTGGCGGGCCGCCTCGCGTCGGTGCTGGAAGTGATCTACCTGATCTTCAACGAGGGCTATGCCGCCACCTCGGGCAGCGACTGGATGCGCCCTGCGCTGAGCGAAGAGGCTCTGCGCCTGGGGCGCGTGCTTGCAGGGCTGATGCCGGACGAGCCTGAAGTCTTCGGCCTCGTCGCGCTGATGGAGATCCAGGCCTCGCGCTTTGCTGCACGGCTATCAGCCTCCGGCGAACCGATCCTGCTGCAGGATCAGGATCGCAGCCGCTGGGATGCCTTGCTGATCCGGCGCGGCCTGCTTGCTTTGGCCCACGCCGAAGCGCTGCAGCCAAACGCCGGGCCCTACACCCTGCAGGCGGCGATCGCTGCCTGCCATGCGCGCGCCGCACGCGTCGAGGACACGGACTGGGCGCGCATCGTCAGCCTCTACGACACCCTGGCACAGCGCAATCCGTCGCCGGTGGTCGCACTCAACCGCGCGGTGGCGTTTTCGATGGCGTACGGCCCGGCCGACGCACTGCCGCTGGTCGACGCACTGCAGGCCGACCCGGCATTGCAGGCCTATCACCTGCTGCCGGCGGTGCGCGGTGATCTGCTCGAACGGCTCGGCCGCCTGGCCGAGGCCGCCGCCGCGTTCGAACACGCCGCGAGCCTCGCACGCAACCAGCGCGAGCGCAGACTGCTGCAGGCCCGCGCCGCGCGCTGTCGCGGCTAGTTCCGGCCTCGGCGCGGTCGCGCCTGTCATCTTGTCGTAACCCGCGCGACAGTTTTACTGTCATCTGCGCAGCCTACCCTCCGCGTTCCGTTTCATCTCTGGAGCTTTGCGCAATGCGCTTCCACACCCTCACGCTGTCGCTGCTTGCCGCCGCCACCCTGGCGGCCTGCGGTGGCAAGGACAGCACACCACCGGAACCGCCGGTGGTCGCGAAACCGACGCCGACCAACGTCATCTTCTTCCTCGGCGACGGCATGGGCATCGCCACGACCACCGCCGCGCGCATCTATTCGGTGGGCGAAGACGGCGAGCTGACGATGGACACGCTGCCCGAAACCGGCTTCGTGAAGACCTTCTCGAACGATGCGCAGGTCACCGACTCCGCGCCGTCGATGTCGGCCTACATGACCGGCGTGAAGATGAACAACGAAGTCATCTCGATGTCGACCGACACCGTGGCGAAGAGCCCGAATGCGGACTTCACCAGCAACTGCGGCACCGCCAACGGCACGCCGGTTACCACGCTGCTTGAGCTCGCCAAGGCGGCTGGCCGCGGCACCGGTGTCGTAACCACCACCCGCGTCACGCATGCCACGCCGGCTGCGACCTACGCGCATGTTTGCCACCGCGACGCGGAAGCGGATATCGCCGCCGCGATGGTGCCGGCTGGCAAGGGCTACAACACCAAGCTGGCGGACGGCATCGATGTGGTGCTGGGCGGCGGCAAGCAGTTCTTCCTGACCACCGACGCTGGCGGCAAGCGCGCCGACAAGCGTGACCTGACGGCCGAGCTGAAGACCGCGGGCTACACCGTCGCCACCGACCGCGCCGGCTTCGACGCGATCGACGCGACCAAGGCCGGCAAGTTCGTCGGCCTCTTCACCTCCAGCCACATGAGCTACGACCTTGACCGCGATCCGGTCAAGGAACCGAGCCTCGCGGAGATGACGGTCAAGGCGATCCAGCGCCTGAAGCAGAACGAGAAGGGCTTCTTCCTGATGGTGGAAGGCGGCCGTATCGACCATGCGCTGCACGAGACCACCGCGAAGAAGGCGCTGCAGGACACGATCGCCTTCGACAACGCGATCAAGGCCGCGCTGGACGAGATGAAGAAGACCGACCCGACGCTGAAGAACACGCTGGTCGTCGTCACCGCCGACCATGACCACACCCTGGTGCTCAACGGCTACGCCAAGCGCACCGGCAAGACCAGCGCCGGCAACCCCGGCGTGCTGGGCCTGCTGCGCAACTACAGCGACGGCAGCGTGGCCAAGGATGCCGACGGCAAGCCCTTCACGATCATCGGCTTCGGCAACGGCGAGAACCGCCCGGCGGGCAATCGTTCGACCTTCACCGACCTGACCGACGACGTCGTGTTCGCCAGCACCTACCACCAGGAAGCGGCGGTGCGCATGGGCGCGGGCTCTGAAACCCACGGCGGCACCGATGTGTTCATCGGCGCGACCGGCAAGAGCGCAGAGAGCTTCGGCGGCTTCGTCGAAAACACCGCCGTGTTCGGCCTCGTCAAAGCGGCGGCCGGCCTGTGACCGCCCCAGCATCACCGCAAGGATTCAACATGATCAAGAAAACCCTGATCGCCGCGCTGCTGTGTGCAGCCGGCACCGTGCATGCGGCCGGCGAGGCGAAGAACGTGATCTTCTTCCTCGGCGACGGCATGGGCCCGACCACCGTCACCGCAGCCCGCATCTACAAGTACGGCGAAACCGGTGCGCTGAACATGGAAAGCCTGCGCCGCACCGCGCGCATCAAGACCTTCTCCAACGACGCGCAGACGACCGACTCGGCGCCGTCGATGTCGGCCTACATGACCGGCGTGAAGATGAACAACGAAGTGCTGTCGATGAGCAGCGACACCGTCGCCAAGGCACCGGCCGCCGACGGCAGCAGCACCTGCCCCGCAACCGGCAACGGCACGCCGGCCACGACACTGCTGGAACTGTCCAAGGCCGCCGGCAAGGCTGTTGGCGCCGTGACGACGACCCGCGTGACGCACGCCACGCCAGCCGCCACGTACGCCCACATCTGCCACCGCGACGCCGAGAACGACATCGCGGCGCAAGCGGTGCCGGGCGGCGTCGGCTACAACGCGGCGCTGAAGGATGGCCTCGACGTGCTGATGGGTGGCGGCCGCCGCCATTTCCTGCCAAAGGCCAATGGTGGCAAGCGTATCGATGGTCGTGACCTCGTCACCGAGTTCAAGACCGCCGGCTACACCTACGCCGACACCGGCACCGCGCTTGCCGCGATCGACGCCGGCAAGACCAGCAAGCTGGTCGGCCTCTTCCACATGGACCACGTCGATTACGAACTGGACCGCGTGAAGAAGAACCTCGACCAGCCGAGCCTCGCGACGATGACGACCAAGGCCATCGACGTGCTCGCCAAGAACCAGAAGGGCTTCTTCCTGATGGTGGAAGGCGGTCGTATCGACCACGCACTGCACGGCACTAACGCCAAGCGCGCGCTGGAAGACGCGGTAGCCTTCGACGATGCGATCAAGGCCGCGCTCGACGCCATGCAGGCGAAGGATCCGGGCCTGAAGAACACGCTGATCGTCGTGACCGCTGACCACGACCACACGATGACGATCAACGGCTATTCGAAGCGTGGCAACCCGATCCTCGACATCTCGCGTTCGTACAAGGACAACACGCCGAACCTGGATGCCGACGGCAACACCTACACCACGCTGGTGTTCGGCAACGGCCCGACGCGCAAGGATGTGCGCACCAGCATCGTGTCCGGCGCGGCCGACGCGACGCAGGCGCTGCACGACGACTATCTGCAGGAAACCGGCGTGCGCATGGGTTCCGAAACCCACGGCGGCGGCGACGTGATGCTGATGTCCACCGGTGCCGGCAATGCGGGCTTCAAGGGCACGATGGACAACACCAAGGTGTTTGGCCTGGTGCGCAGCGCGCTGGGGCTCTGATCGCGTAGTCCGGCCGACCACGCGGCCGCGCCTGTCAGCGTTGCAGCAACAGACCTCCTCTCCCTGTTGCTGAAACGTACCGCAGGCGCGGCGCGCGCGAGGCCGTGGCGTGATTCCGCCGGCGTTGGCTTTGGCCTCGCCGGCAACTTTGTTTTTGGGTGAAAGCTGATGAACAAATCAATCCTCTGCGCGCTGTTCGGCGCACTGCCGCTGATCGCCGCCGCCGGCACGGCACCGCTGGTTGCCACAGTCCAGGTTGAATCGCGCTGGATCACCGCCGACGGCGTCGAGAAGACCACTCGCTTTGCCGAGCGCCTGGTGCGCAGCGACAGCCATGTGTGGACCGAACGCATCAAGCCCGCCGGTACGCCAGCGGCCGAGGCCGGCGAGCACGCTCACGCCGGCGAAGCACATCTGCACCCCTCCGATCTGGCTGGCGCCGCCAAGCTGGTCGGCCGCGACAAACAGGGCAAGGTGAGCCTGAGCTTCATTCGTCCCGACCTGAAGACCCGGGTCGACATGAGCCCGCGCGACTACGACGCGGTGGGTTTCGACGGCAAGTGGGAAAGCGCCTGGTCGCTGATCGACCCAGCACTGGTCACGCGCCTTGCACCGAGCAAGCGTGAGAGCACCATCGCCGGTGCCCGCTGGTACGAGCAGCGCGCCAACGGCGAATACATGCGGGTGCTGTGGTCCGATTCGCTGAAGCTTGCGCTGCGCGTGGAATCCGGCCGCGACGATGGCAGCCGCGCGTCGCGCACCGTAGTGAAGCTTGAGCCGGGCGCTGTGCCGACGCAGCCTTGGAACAGCCTCGCCGCGTACAGCCGCAAGGACTACACCGACCTGCTGGACTGACCGACCGGGCGGGGCATGCGCCCCGCCTCGCGCCGTTCAGAGCTTGAAGTGGCGGATCTCCGCCTGCAGCTCTTCAGCGAGCGCTTCGAGGTGGCGCGCGGTGCCTGCATTGTCCGCCACCGAGGCACTCGTTTCTTCCGCCATCTGTGCGATCTGCTCGACCCGCTGCGCCAGTTCAGTGGCTGCACTGCTCTGCTCGCGCAGCGCCATCGAGATATCCGTTACCGCTTGCGTCACCTGCCCGGCACCACGATGGATCGCCTGCATCGACACACCGGCCTCTTCCGTCAACCCGACACCCTGCTCGACACGCTCGACACCGGTCTTCATTGATTCCACCGCACTGCGCGTGCCGCGCTGGATCGCCTCGATCATCGTAGTGATCTCCTGCGTCGACTTGGCGGTGCGTTCGGCCAGCTTGCGCACTTCGTCGGCCACCACCGCGAAGCCGCGGCCCTGCTCGCCGGCACGAGCGGCTTCGATCGCGGCATTCAACGCCAGCAGGTTTGTCTGGTCCGCCACTTCCTTGATCACACCGACGATCTTGCTGATCTCGTCGGAGTGCCGGCCCAGCTCTTCCACCACCTCGGCTGCATGCGCGACTGCCTCGGCCACGCCACGCACTTCACTGACGACACGCGTCACCACTGCCGCCCCTTCGTCCGACAGGCGCCCTGCCTCGGTTGCAACGTTGCCGGCATCGTCCGCGCTGCTGCTGATATGCGTGATGCCGACCGTCATCTGTTCGACCGATGCGGCCATGCTGGAAGCGGCGTCCGCCTCCTGCTGCGATGCGGTGGAAATCTCAGAGGCGGAGCGCGCCATTTCCTGCGAAGCCTGCGTCACCCGATCGGCCCCCTCGCGAGTCTTCCGGATGAGGCCCGAGAAGGCGTCGGCCATGTCGTTGAAGCTGCGCACCAGTTGGCTCATCTCGTCACGTGTGCTGACCGGCACCCGCGCCGTCAGGTCGCCCGCCGCCATCCGGCGCGCCTCGTTCGAGAAGTTCGTGATCTGCTCGACGATCGCAAAGTAGGCGCCGAGCCACAGCCACATCGCGAACGCGAGCAGCACCGACACGCTGGCAAAGTCGAACACCATCGTGCGGGTCATACGTGCAATCCGCGCGTCGATCAGGGTCGAGATCGTCGGCAGGATCACCGTGAACATCTTGTCGTAGCCCTTGTCGATCGTGCGCGTGGTCAGATCGAAGTAGGCTTTCGGGTCGGTCGCAAACGCGGCACTGATGATGTCCTGCCGGATCACGTCGGCGACCTCCTTCACCGCGCCGCCCAACTCGTCGCCGGCGCCCGCGAGCTTGTCACGGGCGTCACCGCGCGCCGCCTTTTCAAGCCCGATCTTGTAGAGCCGCATCTGCGAATCGATCTGGGCCAGCAGCGCCGCCATCTCGATCTTCTGCTGTTCGGAGATTTCCTTCTTGGTCAGGATGGCGGTACCGCGTGCGCGGCTCTGGCCGAGGCTCTCAAGCACGCCCGGCAACTTGTTGACGACAGCGTCGATCAGATAGAAAGAGTCGGCCTCCGGGTCCAGCATCAAACCGTAGTCGTCGGCCACCGTCACCTGAAAGACAATCGTGTCAGCCAGCAACTGCGTGTGTGCGACCAGGTTGTCGGGCGGCGCCATCTGCGCCCAACCACCCCGTATCTGCCCCCACTTGTCCTTGACCGACTGCCACGCCGGGCTCTTGCCAAGCGTGCGTTCGTCGAAGGCCTTGTCGAGACTGCCGATCAACTCGCCGATTTCCTTCTCGCGTCCGGCGCGGGTCTCTTCCAGCGCCTTGTTGCCAGACAGCACCGCCGTCGATGAACCACGATGGATCTGCAATGCGCGAATCAGCTTCTGCGTCTCCTGCAGCCGCTCCAGTCCCACCAGTTCGTCGCGCGAGTAGCGGATCGAAGCGCTCAGTGACGTGAAGAGGTGGAACATCAGAATCAGGATCGCGAGGGACGTCATGCTTCCCATCACGAGGTATTTCTTCGGGTAACTGAGGCGGTTCATCAGCGAGATTGCCGGACTGAACAGGGCTTTCATGACTCGCGCACTCCCTTCCGAGGCTTCGTCGGATCAATTCAACGGTAAGCGGCATCCGGCGCCGCATCTTGAGTCCGGAATATCCACAATGCGGGGGCGACGATCATTGTGCTTGCGGGCAGGATCTGCTATCCCGATGCCGGCCAGCGGACTTCCCCCGAGCCGCGACCGCGGCTTTAACTTTGGTTCACGAAACCCCGCAGTGCAAACCCCGGCGCCGCCACAGGCCTTAAACTCCCGCCTTCGCTTGCAAACCGCCGCCGCCATGACTGACCTCGCCCCCCGCCTGATTGCCGCTGCCGACACCCTTTCCGCCGCCTGCGATGCGCTGCATTTCGCCGCGCCGATCAGCCATGTGTACAACCCGCTGGACTACGCTCGCGAGGCCAACGCCGAATACCTGCGCCGATTTGCGAAGGGGCGCAAGCGCGTGATCTTTCTCGGCATGAACCCGGGGCCCTTCGGCATGGTGCAGACCGGCGTGCCGTTCGGTGAGATCGCCGCAGTGCGTGACTGGATGGGTATCTCTGGCGGCGTTGTGAAGCCTGCGTTGGAGACACCGAAGCGGCCGATCGAAGGCTTCGCCTGCACCCGTTCGGAGGTCAGCGGCCGCCGCCTGTGGGGCTTGTTCGCGCAGCGTTTCGGCACCGCCGAGGCGTTCTTTGCCGAACACTTCGTCGCCAACTACTGCCCACTCGCCTTCTTCGAGCAGGCCCGCAACGCCACGCCGGACAAGCTCCCGGCCGCAGAACAGGCCCCCCTTCTGGCTGCCTGCGACGCGCATCTGCGAACAATGGCCGAGATTCTCGAACCGGAATGGCTGATCGGCGTGGGCGCCTGGGCGGAAACTCGCGCGCGCACCGCATTGGCCGGGTTGCCGGTTAAATTCGGCCGAGTGCTTCACCCCAGCCCGGCCAGCCCGGCCGCGAACCGGGGCTGGGCGGAGGCGGCCAGCAAACAATTGCGCGACCAAGGGGTGTGGCTGGATTGATGCACTGCAAAACTTCGTCTGGCAAACGAATCGAATCACTGCTAGATTTTGCAGTGCAGCATTTCTCGCCAGCAGGAGTCCCCGATGCGCAGCGTTTTCTCCCACCGCTTCACCGTGCCCAAGAGTGCAATCGACCTCAACGGCCATGTGAACAACATCGAGTACCTGCGCTGGATGCAGGACGTTGCCACCGCGCATTCCGCCTTTTGCGGCTGGGACATTGAGCGCTACATCGAGACGCAGAGCAGCTGGGTGGTGCGCAGCCATCACATCGATTACCTGCGCCCGGCCTACGCGGGCGACGCACTGACGCTGATCACCTGGATCGCGGGTTTTTCCGGCCAGACATCCCCACGCCGGTACGTGCTGCGGCGCGACACGGACGACCAGATACTGGCCCGCGCGGAGACGCTGTGGGTCTACGTGGACGGGCGAAGCGGCCGACCGGCGGAGATCCCGGAAAGCTTCCGCGAGTGTTTCGACGTGATCACGGACGAAACGTTGGCGCTCGCGATTGCACGCGGGCGCCCGGTGCCGGCCTGATCGGCACTCAGCACCGCTCAGGCGTCGATCAGCACTTCGACCTTCAGACCGCCCTCGTCGGCGCGCGCGAACACAAGCTCGCCGCCATGCAGCGCGGCGATGCGACGCACGATCGACAAACCGAGCCCGGCGCCGGTCGTGCCGGCCATCGCCTCGCCACGAACAAATCGCTCACCCAGCTGCGCCATCAAGGCCGCATCGACACCCGTGCCAGCATCGGAGACCGAGAGCCGTACGCGCGCACCTTCGCGGCCAAGGCGTAACGTGACATCGGAGCCTGGCGGCGCATGGCGCACGGCGTTGTCGATGAGGTTGCGCAGCAGCGCTCGCATCAGTTCCGGCTGCACCTGCGCGGGGAGCTTGTCCGGCGCCTCCAGCGCAAGCTCCACGTCGCGCGTCAGCGCTGCCGCTGCCCGCTCGGCCGCAAGCTCGCGCGCAAGCTGAGCCAGATCGACCGACTCGCGCCGCACCGAATCCAGCGCATCCAGCCGCGCGGCGGCCAACAGTTGCTCGACCAGCCGGGCCATCCGCTGCACCCCGGCAAGCGCCTGCCGCAAGCGCGACGCGCGAACCGCTTCATCCGGCGCGGTTTCCACCGACTGAATCTGCGCTGCAACGGCCGCCAGCGGGGTACGCAGCTCATGCGCCGCATCGGCGGTAAAGCGGCGTTCGTTCTCGAAGGCCCGCGCGACGCGCGCAAAGAGCCCGTTCAGCGCAGCGACCAACGTGGCCAGCTCGCGCGGCCGCGGCCCTTCGGCCAACGGGCTGAGCTGGTCGGGTGCGCGCTGCTGCAATTCGCCCGCCAGGCGCGAGAGCGGACGCAAGCCCAGCGCGATGGCGCCCCAGGCGAGCAGGATCACGCCCAGGAAACCGATCGCCAGCGGTGTAAAGCCGTGCTCGCCGATCTCATGCACCAGGCGTTGTCGCACCTCGGCGTTCTGCCCGACGATCACGATGCAGCCGCTTCGCTCGAAGCGGAAGAATCGCCACGCACCGCCGGCCCACCGCGCATCGGTAAAGCCCTCTGTGCCCGCCGGCAGCCATTCATCCGGCGCATGGGGGCTGCGCGCCAGCTGACGTGGCTGTGGCCCGGCACTCCAGACCTGATACACCAGGACCTGGCGGAAGCGCCGCCCAAAGCGGATTTCGCGTGGCGCACCGCCATGCAGCGCATCGGCAGTATCGTCGTCATGGTCGTCAGCGTCGTGTTGCTCGCCACTGCGCGGCGCCGCCCCATCGCCCTGGTGCGCCACCGCGACCAGCATCTCGGCGGTCTGCACGAGTTGTCCGTCGAAGAGCTCTGCGGCCTGGCCGGTCGCGGCACGAAACACCAGCCAGCCAATGCCGGCGCCGCCGGCGGCCAGCGCCAGCGTCACGATCAAGACGACGCGTGCGGTCAGCGACAGGCGCGGGCTCATGCGCGCTCCACCATGTAGCCGATGCCTCGCAAGGTGCGGATGAAGTCTGCGCCGAGCTTGCGGCGCAGATGGTGGATATGCACTTCGAGCGCGTTGCTCTCTGCGCCACCGTCCCAACCGTACATCGCCTGTTCGATGCGCTCGCGGGTAACCACCTGCCCTGCGTGGCGCAGCAGCAGTTCGGCGATATCGAACTCGCGCCCCGAGAGTTCGACCTCCGCACCGTCTTTCCAAGCA encodes:
- a CDS encoding RNA polymerase sigma factor, yielding MAEHDAHRAIAAIWHIEAASVIGAVARIVRDVGLAEEFAQDALVAALEHWPQAGIPDKPGAWLTTAAKRRALDHLRHEQIAAGKAEDVARELDFQHAVASDEADAAREAKLDDALRGGVGDDVLRLIFTACHPVLPPEARCALTLRVMGGLSTDEIARAYLKPEATIAQRIVRAKRSLAAARVPFEVPRGEALAGRLASVLEVIYLIFNEGYAATSGSDWMRPALSEEALRLGRVLAGLMPDEPEVFGLVALMEIQASRFAARLSASGEPILLQDQDRSRWDALLIRRGLLALAHAEALQPNAGPYTLQAAIAACHARAARVEDTDWARIVSLYDTLAQRNPSPVVALNRAVAFSMAYGPADALPLVDALQADPALQAYHLLPAVRGDLLERLGRLAEAAAAFEHAASLARNQRERRLLQARAARCRG
- a CDS encoding alkaline phosphatase encodes the protein MRFHTLTLSLLAAATLAACGGKDSTPPEPPVVAKPTPTNVIFFLGDGMGIATTTAARIYSVGEDGELTMDTLPETGFVKTFSNDAQVTDSAPSMSAYMTGVKMNNEVISMSTDTVAKSPNADFTSNCGTANGTPVTTLLELAKAAGRGTGVVTTTRVTHATPAATYAHVCHRDAEADIAAAMVPAGKGYNTKLADGIDVVLGGGKQFFLTTDAGGKRADKRDLTAELKTAGYTVATDRAGFDAIDATKAGKFVGLFTSSHMSYDLDRDPVKEPSLAEMTVKAIQRLKQNEKGFFLMVEGGRIDHALHETTAKKALQDTIAFDNAIKAALDEMKKTDPTLKNTLVVVTADHDHTLVLNGYAKRTGKTSAGNPGVLGLLRNYSDGSVAKDADGKPFTIIGFGNGENRPAGNRSTFTDLTDDVVFASTYHQEAAVRMGAGSETHGGTDVFIGATGKSAESFGGFVENTAVFGLVKAAAGL
- a CDS encoding alkaline phosphatase, with product MIKKTLIAALLCAAGTVHAAGEAKNVIFFLGDGMGPTTVTAARIYKYGETGALNMESLRRTARIKTFSNDAQTTDSAPSMSAYMTGVKMNNEVLSMSSDTVAKAPAADGSSTCPATGNGTPATTLLELSKAAGKAVGAVTTTRVTHATPAATYAHICHRDAENDIAAQAVPGGVGYNAALKDGLDVLMGGGRRHFLPKANGGKRIDGRDLVTEFKTAGYTYADTGTALAAIDAGKTSKLVGLFHMDHVDYELDRVKKNLDQPSLATMTTKAIDVLAKNQKGFFLMVEGGRIDHALHGTNAKRALEDAVAFDDAIKAALDAMQAKDPGLKNTLIVVTADHDHTMTINGYSKRGNPILDISRSYKDNTPNLDADGNTYTTLVFGNGPTRKDVRTSIVSGAADATQALHDDYLQETGVRMGSETHGGGDVMLMSTGAGNAGFKGTMDNTKVFGLVRSALGL
- a CDS encoding methyl-accepting chemotaxis protein translates to MKALFSPAISLMNRLSYPKKYLVMGSMTSLAILILMFHLFTSLSASIRYSRDELVGLERLQETQKLIRALQIHRGSSTAVLSGNKALEETRAGREKEIGELIGSLDKAFDERTLGKSPAWQSVKDKWGQIRGGWAQMAPPDNLVAHTQLLADTIVFQVTVADDYGLMLDPEADSFYLIDAVVNKLPGVLESLGQSRARGTAILTKKEISEQQKIEMAALLAQIDSQMRLYKIGLEKAARGDARDKLAGAGDELGGAVKEVADVIRQDIISAAFATDPKAYFDLTTRTIDKGYDKMFTVILPTISTLIDARIARMTRTMVFDFASVSVLLAFAMWLWLGAYFAIVEQITNFSNEARRMAAGDLTARVPVSTRDEMSQLVRSFNDMADAFSGLIRKTREGADRVTQASQEMARSASEISTASQQEADAASSMAASVEQMTVGITHISSSADDAGNVATEAGRLSDEGAAVVTRVVSEVRGVAEAVAHAAEVVEELGRHSDEISKIVGVIKEVADQTNLLALNAAIEAARAGEQGRGFAVVADEVRKLAERTAKSTQEITTMIEAIQRGTRSAVESMKTGVERVEQGVGLTEEAGVSMQAIHRGAGQVTQAVTDISMALREQSSAATELAQRVEQIAQMAEETSASVADNAGTARHLEALAEELQAEIRHFKL
- a CDS encoding uracil-DNA glycosylase family protein, whose product is MTDLAPRLIAAADTLSAACDALHFAAPISHVYNPLDYAREANAEYLRRFAKGRKRVIFLGMNPGPFGMVQTGVPFGEIAAVRDWMGISGGVVKPALETPKRPIEGFACTRSEVSGRRLWGLFAQRFGTAEAFFAEHFVANYCPLAFFEQARNATPDKLPAAEQAPLLAACDAHLRTMAEILEPEWLIGVGAWAETRARTALAGLPVKFGRVLHPSPASPAANRGWAEAASKQLRDQGVWLD
- a CDS encoding acyl-CoA thioesterase, translated to MRSVFSHRFTVPKSAIDLNGHVNNIEYLRWMQDVATAHSAFCGWDIERYIETQSSWVVRSHHIDYLRPAYAGDALTLITWIAGFSGQTSPRRYVLRRDTDDQILARAETLWVYVDGRSGRPAEIPESFRECFDVITDETLALAIARGRPVPA
- a CDS encoding ATP-binding protein; translated protein: MSPRLSLTARVVLIVTLALAAGGAGIGWLVFRAATGQAAELFDGQLVQTAEMLVAVAHQGDGAAPRSGEQHDADDHDDDTADALHGGAPREIRFGRRFRQVLVYQVWSAGPQPRQLARSPHAPDEWLPAGTEGFTDARWAGGAWRFFRFERSGCIVIVGQNAEVRQRLVHEIGEHGFTPLAIGFLGVILLAWGAIALGLRPLSRLAGELQQRAPDQLSPLAEGPRPRELATLVAALNGLFARVARAFENERRFTADAAHELRTPLAAVAAQIQSVETAPDEAVRASRLRQALAGVQRMARLVEQLLAAARLDALDSVRRESVDLAQLARELAAERAAAALTRDVELALEAPDKLPAQVQPELMRALLRNLIDNAVRHAPPGSDVTLRLGREGARVRLSVSDAGTGVDAALMAQLGERFVRGEAMAGTTGAGLGLSIVRRIAALHGGELVFARADEGGLKVEVLIDA